One Trichomycterus rosablanca isolate fTriRos1 chromosome 23, fTriRos1.hap1, whole genome shotgun sequence genomic window carries:
- the LOC134301158 gene encoding homogentisate 1,2-dioxygenase-like: MSEFMGLITGHYEAKEEGFQPGGGSLHSMMTPHGPDADCFEKNSTAVLKPERVAEGTMAFMFESSFSMAVTKWGLETCQRLDKNYYQCWEPLKKHFNPNWKPGSK, from the exons ATGAGTGAATTCATGGGCTTGATCACGGGGCACTATGAGGCGAAGGAAGAGGGTTTCCAGCCTGGAGGAGGCAGCCTGCACAGCATGATGACCCCGCACGGACCCGATGCCGACTGCTTCGAGAAGAACAGCACGGCCGTGCTCAAACCCGAGAGAGTCGCCGAGGGAACTATG GCCTTCATGTTCGAGTCCTCCTTCAGCATGGCGGTCACCAAGTGGGGTCTGGAGACATGCCAGCGTCTGGACAAGAACTACTACCAGTGCTGGGAACCTCTCAAGAAACATTTCAACCCAAACTGGAAACCTGGCAGCAAGTAg
- the ndufb4 gene encoding NADH dehydrogenase [ubiquinone] 1 beta subcomplex subunit 4 isoform X2, whose protein sequence is MSITVLGVSRNMADYKEAPLATRPKTLDPAEYFNVSPEYRRAEEERASIRAQLKRQYQLQLNNPLRKELIVSRRETVSLWLTSVSSANGRRQGGPCPHPLDIRTYRGI, encoded by the exons ATGTCAATCACTGTGCTTGGTGTCAGCCGAAACATGGCGGACTACAAGGAGGCACCTCTGGCTACTCGGCCGAAAACATTGGACCCAGCGGAGTATTTTAATGTTTCTCCGGAGTATCGAAGGGCTGAAGAGGAACGCGCTTCGATAAGAGCTCAGCTGAAGCGGCAGTACCAGCTCCAGCTCAACAATCCCCTCCGAAAAGAGCTCATTGTGAGTAGGAGAGAAACTGTTAGCTTGTGGCTAACCAGCGTCTCGAGCGCAAACGGCCGTCGACAGG GAGGACCCTGCCCTCACCCGCTGGATATTCGCACGTACCGAGGTATATAA
- the ndufb4 gene encoding NADH dehydrogenase [ubiquinone] 1 beta subcomplex subunit 4 isoform X1 — translation MADYKEAPLATRPKTLDPAEYFNVSPEYRRAEEERASIRAQLKRQYQLQLNNPLRKELIEDPALTRWIFARTEVYNHFRPSPKSSLIAGLVGVVPLFVLYYVLKTDRDKREQQIKDGTYQRPYRLSY, via the exons ATGGCGGACTACAAGGAGGCACCTCTGGCTACTCGGCCGAAAACATTGGACCCAGCGGAGTATTTTAATGTTTCTCCGGAGTATCGAAGGGCTGAAGAGGAACGCGCTTCGATAAGAGCTCAGCTGAAGCGGCAGTACCAGCTCCAGCTCAACAATCCCCTCCGAAAAGAGCTCATT GAGGACCCTGCCCTCACCCGCTGGATATTCGCACGTACCGAGGTATATAACCACTTCAGACCATCGCCCAAATCATCGCTGATCGCCGGCTTGGTTGGAGTCGTCCCACTTTTTGTGCTGTATTATGTACTGAAGACTGACAGG GACAAGAGGGagcagcagataaaagatggAACTTACCAGCGCCCCTACAGACTTTCATACTGA